From the Nocardiopsis changdeensis genome, one window contains:
- a CDS encoding polyphosphate polymerase domain-containing protein, protein MPTDTTSAGDRLRAPSRLHAFNRYELKYLVPRSRLADVRAELGARMRRDPYAGDDGYAVWSLYYDTDRLRFYWEKIEGLRFRRKLRIRRYGELGDAPEDTPVSVEIKQRVNRVTQKRRVILPYHLARGLCDRRIRVAHPDADPAFVDEVLDLVHRLDLRPVAMTGYRREPYVGVDADLGLRVTLDHRVRGRDRDFDLRAPAENRYIIRPDLAVLEVKVNERVPSWVTDLAARMDLQVQRISKYCQSVEACGRAPRSVFHLPDGDAAEARPLTADHRTAPEPAR, encoded by the coding sequence CGCTACGAGCTCAAGTACCTGGTGCCGCGCTCCCGGCTGGCCGACGTGCGCGCCGAGCTGGGCGCCCGTATGCGGCGCGACCCGTACGCCGGGGACGACGGCTACGCGGTCTGGAGCCTGTACTACGACACCGACCGCCTGCGCTTCTACTGGGAGAAGATCGAGGGGCTGCGCTTCCGCCGCAAGCTCCGCATCCGCCGCTACGGCGAACTCGGGGACGCCCCCGAGGACACCCCGGTGTCGGTCGAGATCAAGCAGCGCGTCAACCGGGTCACCCAGAAGCGCCGGGTCATCCTGCCCTACCACCTGGCCCGCGGCCTGTGCGACCGGCGGATCCGCGTCGCCCACCCCGACGCCGACCCGGCGTTCGTGGACGAGGTCCTGGACCTGGTCCACCGGCTGGACCTGCGTCCCGTCGCCATGACCGGCTACCGCCGCGAACCCTACGTCGGCGTCGACGCCGACCTGGGGCTGCGCGTCACCCTCGACCACCGGGTGCGCGGCCGCGACCGCGACTTCGACCTGCGGGCCCCGGCCGAGAACCGGTACATCATCCGCCCCGACCTGGCGGTGCTGGAGGTCAAGGTCAACGAGCGCGTCCCCTCCTGGGTGACCGACCTGGCCGCCCGCATGGACCTGCAGGTCCAGCGCATCTCCAAGTATTGCCAGAGCGTCGAGGCCTGCGGCCGCGCCCCGCGCTCCGTGTTCCACCTGCCCGACGGCGACGCCGCCGAGGCCCGACCGCTGACCGCCGACCACCGCACCGCTCCGGAGCCCGCCCGATGA
- a CDS encoding DUF4956 domain-containing protein translates to MNLDFSLTDLSGTFSVMDVALAMGLAFAMSLVVAWTYRATHRNISYSQSYVHTLIVLGMLIALIMLVVGSNIARAFALVGALSVVRFRNAIKETRDVGFIFLVMGIGMACGTRFYLLAVLATVLICAVVLLMHRFDWFSLNVQRQVVKVQVPADGDDHAPFVEDVLIRFTDEYELIGTESVRGGSLLEFVYTARLKKGAEPRELVAALRSVASGQKATVLTGYDQTDL, encoded by the coding sequence ATGAACCTCGACTTCTCCCTCACCGACCTGTCCGGAACGTTCAGCGTCATGGACGTGGCCCTCGCCATGGGCCTGGCCTTCGCGATGAGCCTGGTGGTGGCCTGGACCTACCGGGCCACCCACCGCAACATCTCCTACAGCCAGAGCTACGTCCACACCCTGATCGTCCTGGGCATGCTCATCGCGCTCATCATGCTGGTGGTGGGCTCCAACATCGCCCGGGCCTTCGCGCTGGTGGGCGCCCTGTCCGTGGTGCGCTTCCGCAACGCGATCAAGGAGACCCGCGACGTCGGGTTCATCTTCCTGGTCATGGGCATCGGCATGGCCTGTGGCACCCGGTTCTACCTGCTGGCCGTGCTGGCGACCGTGCTCATCTGCGCCGTCGTGCTGCTGATGCACCGGTTCGACTGGTTCTCGCTGAACGTCCAGCGCCAGGTCGTCAAGGTGCAGGTGCCCGCGGACGGCGACGACCACGCCCCGTTCGTGGAGGACGTCCTCATCCGCTTCACCGACGAGTACGAGCTGATCGGCACCGAGAGCGTGCGCGGCGGCTCCCTGCTGGAGTTCGTCTACACCGCCCGCCTCAAGAAGGGCGCCGAGCCCCGCGAGCTGGTCGCGGCCCTGCGCTCGGT